In one window of Carassius auratus strain Wakin chromosome 28, ASM336829v1, whole genome shotgun sequence DNA:
- the arhgdia gene encoding rho GDP-dissociation inhibitor 1 codes for MAEQEPTPEQLAAIAAENEDTESVNYKPPAQKSLQEIQELDKDDESLRKYKEALLGNCSVTADPNVTNVQVTRLTLMCETAPAPLTLDLQGDLESFKKQSFVLKEGVEYRIKISFKVNKEIVSGLKYVQHTYRKGVKIDKSDYMVGSYGPRPDEYEFLTPLEEAPKGMLARGTYNIKSKFTDDDKHDHLSWEWNLNIKKDWKD; via the exons ATGGCCGAGCAGGAGCCCACACCAGAGCAGCTAGCCGCTATCGCAGCCGAGAACGAGGACACGGAGTCGGTCAACTACAAGCCGCCGGCTCAGAAGAGCCTGCAAGAAATCCAGGAGCTGGACAAAGATGACGAAAGCCTCCGCAAGTACAAGGAGGCACTGCTGGGCAACTGCAGCGTTACTGCAG ATCCCAACGTTACCAACGTTCAGGTCACACGGCTAACTCTTATGTGCGAGACGGCTCCCGCCCCGCTGACCCTTGACCTTCAAG GTGATCTGGAGTCCTTTAAGAAGCAGTCGTTTGTGCTGAAGGAGGGAGTGGAGTACAGGATAAAGATCAGCTTCAAG GTAAACAAAGAGATCGTCTCGGGGTTGAAGTACGTACAGCATACCTACAGGAAAGGGGTGAAGA TCGACAAGTCTGACTACATGGTGGGCAGCTATGGGCCTCGACCGGATGAGTACGAGTTCCTGACGCCTTTAGAGGAGGCACCCAAAGGCATGCTGGCCCGCGGCACTTACAACATTAAATCCAAGTTCACCGACGACGACAAGCACGACCACCTGTCCTGGGAATGGAACCTCAACATCAAGAAGGACTGGAAAGATTGA
- the cdr2l gene encoding cerebellar degeneration-related protein 2-like has translation MLRAAGMDEFVTEEDEPWYDQRDLEQDLHLAAELGKTLLERNKELEDSLQQMYINNEEQVQEIEYLTKQMEMMREMNEQHAKVYEQLDVTARELEITNEKLVLESKASQQKIDRLTSTIEMLQGQVDTLTARVEELRTLEELRVRREKKERRKTVHSFPCLKELCTAPRYEDSFMVSDPGSGDLQECQPADEENEHLRVMVSSLRTAVAAERGRREAAERECGAVIQEFERLEQRLMGAENCQRRVHELEAELQEMQLLRKSRACLLSGDEGLEQTLLNCAPETDTPEDAVMAGMQNGDANDGAAPVRKSCSDTALDAISAVDASGRRKGSYALHANGVRKRGMSILREVDEQYHALLEKYEELLGKCRRNEESLCHAGVQTSRPVSRDPSMKECRAAEPQQLPTPPQTPSTPEALEGISRQVEAVDKRLSQNTPEYKALFKEIFSRLQRTKSDINSTKGRKSGK, from the exons ATCTGCACTTGGCAGCTGAGCTGGGGAAAACCCTGCTGGAGCGCAACAAGGAGCTGGAGGACTCGCTGCAGCAGATGTACATCAACAATGAGGAGCAGGTGCAGGAAATTGAG TATTTGACCAAGCAGATGGAGATGATGCGCGAGATGAACGAGCAGCACGCTAAAGTGTACGAGCAGTTGGACGTGACGGCACGAGAGCTGGAGATAACCaatgaaaaactggttctggagAGCAAAGCTTCTCAGCAGAAGATTGACAG ATTGACGAGTACTATAGAGATGCTGCAGGGGCAGGTGGACACGCTAACTGCTCGGGTGGAGGAATTGCGCACTTTGGAAGAGCTCAGGGTTCgcagagagaagaaagagaggagAAAGACTGTGCACTCGTTCCCCTGCCTCAAAGAACTCTGCACCGCTCCCAG GTACGAGGATAGTTTCATGGTGTCTGACCCAGGCAGCGGTGACCTACAAGAGTGTCAGCCTGCTGACGAAGAGAACGAACATCTGCGTGTGATGGTGTCATCTTTGCGCACCGCTGTAGCGGCTGAACGTGGACGGCGTGAGGCGGCTGAACGGGAATGTGGCGCAGTGATTCAAGAGTTTGAGCGTTTGGAACAGCGCCTCATGGGGGCAGAGAACTGCCAGCGGCGTGTGCACGAGCTGGAGGCGGAGCTCCAGGAGATGCAGCTGCTCCGCAAGTCCCGAGCCTGCCTCCTGAGCGGAGACGAGGGCCTGGAGCAGACGCTGCTCAACTGCGCCCCCGAGACAGACACGCCGGAGGATGCAGTTATGGCTGGAATGCAGAACGGGGATGCGAATGATGGAGCAGCACCCGTCCGGAAGAGTTGCAGTGATACGGCTCTAGATGCCATCTCTGCGGTCGATGCCTCTGGGAGACGCAAAGGCAGCTACGCGCTTCACGCCAACGGCGTCCGGAAGAGGGGCATGTCCATCCTCCGAGAGGTGGACGAGCAGTATCACGCCCTTCTGGAGAAGTACGAGGAGCTGCTCGGGAAGTGTCGACGCAATGAGGAGAGTCTATGCCACGCTGGGGTGCAGACCTCCCGTCCCGTGTCCAGAGACCCGTCCATGAAGGAATGCCGGGCCGCAGAGCCCCAGCAGCTGCCCACTCCTCCGCAGACGCCCTCTACTCCAGAGGCCCTGGAGGGAATCAGTCGGCAAGTGGAGGCTGTGGACAAACGGCTCAGCCAAAACACTCCAGAGTATAAAGCCCTCTTCAAGGAGATCTTTTCCCGCTTACAGAGGACCAAGAGCGACATAAACTCCACCAAAGGGAGAAAAAGCGGAAAATAG